The sequence below is a genomic window from Phyllostomus discolor isolate MPI-MPIP mPhyDis1 chromosome 11, mPhyDis1.pri.v3, whole genome shotgun sequence.
aatggccatcattaaattaacaaataacaagtgctagcgaggatgtggaggaaagggaaccctagtgcactgttggtggaaatgcagactgatgcagccactgtggaaaacagtatggaatttccgcaaaaaactaaaaatggaaatgccttttgacccagcaattccactgctgcggttatatcctaagaatccagaaacaccaatccaaaagaacctgtgcaccccaatgttcatagcagtgttacttacaatggccaagtgttagaaacagcccaagtgcccatcagtagatgagtggattaaaaaactgtggtacatttacacaatggaacactactcagcagaAGTCCTTACCTTTCGCCACAGCGTGGAaactatcatgctaagtgaaataaaccagttggtgaaagagaaataccatatgacttcacttataactggaatctaacgaaaaaaatgacaagaaaaatagagccagagacatggaaacaggctGGTAGCTGTGGGAGGGGAGAAGTGAGTGGGGAatgggggaatgaaggggaagggagtagtcaaagaacatgtattaatGAGTCAAGGTCATGGACAACTGAGAGagggccagagggcagagggatgggctgggtggaaaggggcaaaaggaaaaaaaaaaaaaagagaaatttgaacAATGGCAAGAGaatcaacaataacaaaataaatgtaaaaaaaatgagtggcagacattgttttaaaattaaccaAGTGAATCTGCCATTTCAAGGTGGGCAACAGACAGGATTTGAGGCCATCAATGAAACTTGAGCTTTCAGGCAAAAATTAGAATGCTACACAACTTGTATCCACTACCATGTGCTTGACAGCTTCCAATTTTTAGTAGACTGTCAGCTGTATGTGggttttactttaaataatggAATGTTTCAACATTTGCAAGATCTGTAGAACTCAgttaaatgttttccaaatagCTAATGCATGATGTTCTAAAATCAAGCATGGCTTAGAGGTCCACTCaaagtgcaagagaaacattattGTACACTGAGTACAATAAATTTATCGATAACGGTTTCTGAGTCAACACTGCAATTAACCTTTACAAACTACTACTGTGGCCTTGGTGTTACACCTAATACCTATGATTAACTAACTGCAAAGGGTATTAATATATTGCTCCCTTCCTCAATTACATACCTATATGAGGCCAGATAGTCTTTAAGTACCTCTATCAAAACATCTATTTAGgccttctttttctcagaaatgTCCTACAGTTGTCAGTGTAGCAGCCTCGAACATCTTTTAAgatatattcctaggtattttacggTTTGGGTGTTACTATAAGTGGActtatttcattttccaattGTTTGCTACTAGTGTTTAAGAATAGAAGCACAAGGGTCTTCAGACcaaaaagaatcagtgaactaCTGTAATACTTCAATATGAACTTAATTTTGGTGAGTTAAGCATAGCAAAATAGCTTATTTTTAATCAGTGTTAAAATGGCATCcataatttttcaaagtatagaacattatttttcttcttaaagtcctaattaaatttttttcccaaatatataCAAAGTAGGCAGAATTATGAACCTCCATGCACCTAGGGCCAACATCAGCTCATACCCGATCTTGTTTGAGCTTTGTCTCCACTCACTTTCCTACATTATTTTGAGGCAAATTCTAGGCATGATATAATTCATCATAATTTCCTTACATATCTCTAAACAAAAACTTAATGTACTAGCATCAATGACTGAACTGCAATGACAAACTTTGTATCAATAACTCACTGAAGTGTGGATATTGCCCTACTATAGatttcatggaatatttttacCCCCAAGAAGTACTGCCCAACTTCTAAGACTAACTAAATGTCCTGATCTTTAGCATATTTTTAAGAGATTACTTAATggttttcaacaaatattaactaGAAAGTCtctgaaatacattaaaatattgtcAAGCATGGAATAAATGGCATTAGGTTTCATCTCTCTTGGGGTCTTCTTGGGTCAGTCTGGTAAAAAGGTCTCTGGGGCCATCTGGACCTGGAGCTTGATTACTGGTGCCCGTGGGCATGGGAGAAGGAGACGGTGACACAAGCACATTCTTCTGTTCTCATTAAGAGTCATTTTTGTGACACTTCTGAAGTCTAATGCTCCTTGATTTTGGTCTCTTAAGTTTTACAATATGCATAAAGTAGTGAGTAGTGAGTGTTTTACAAAACATATACAGGTATGCCAGAATGGCCATTTACTAACTATgtataagttaaattttaaaaaggcttatATTCATTTAATATCTGAAGGCCGAAAGAAATTCAGTAAATTATGGTGGTTGTCATTCATGATGAATTAACACAATACTGTTAGCTGACAGCAATTTAGTACCTGCCCTTCTGCCCACCCCGCCAGATCCAGTGAGACAAGTGTCTGTAAAGCCAGATTAAATCAAAggtagttaaaaacaaacaaacagacaaacaacaaCTAGATGGCAGGAATCAGAAGAGTGAAGTAAAATCTTACAAGCAAAATGAAAGGCAATATTAGActtctacctcccttcccactgcctccacggacactcccctctccccaactCCTCATACCTGGAAAGAAACCACAGCTTAGGGCAAATCAAATGTGAGAGATTTTTATTCAACTTGTCAAggacagtttaaaaacaaaatgttagtaACACTCTAGAACATTGGTTTGTTCATTTGACATTTTCTCtatattcaccaatttttattacaaaaaatcagaaaagtaaaaattcatTACAATATTTGCACAGTGTAACCACTAGTCACCTAAACAAAAGCTAACTTCTATAAAACCATAAACGTAACAGTTTTATAAGAGAGATTAAAAATTCTCTCAGTTTACTGGATATACATAgtggtatatattttaaagcagaaaacccccaaaaaacagaaacaaggaaaaaaataataagttgaAATAGTCAGTTAAATATTTTAACCCGACAGTTCCTACAAATAGTAACTTCCACTACATATAAAGGAAACCATTATCTGTGGTAAAAATTCTAGAGACAAAGTAGGAAATGTGTAATAAAAACAATTAGGAGTCAGTCCCAGGCTGTGTGTTTTCATTGAAACCCAGGGAGTTACATCATGAAAGGGACATGACTTATGCATCCAAACCACCATATGTGTCTACAAGTAAAACCTTCTTATGGCAAGTTGCAGAGTTTCAATGAAAAGactttgaaaaacacaaatgttcttttcttcatataaatcACGGCAACTAATCTTTGTAAGGCTGTATCTTGCATAGGGAAATAGCTGTCTTCTGTCAGAAATTCTGCAGGAATGAGTAAAAGCAAGCTTTTCAAAATGATGCCAACGTGCAAACAGTTAAATTATCAAGCACCTCACTGACTGCCTCTAAATTTATCTTGATTAAATATAAtttgacaaaaggaaaaatgccaATTTATGGTGACagtattcaaaagaaaatatggagATTGGCAGCAGAAAACTTAAAACTCCAGAAGTGCATTAAGAGGCCCACTGTCCATGGAAGAAAACACCTATGCACTAAATAAACCTACCCGTGCATTCACTAGGACTCATGAGAAACTTGTCAAACACAAGTGTACTTCTTCAAAAAgctaaagtataaaaaaataggACAAGTTGTGGCATTCCTTTAGGTTGATCTACGTTAGTATTCTGAGTGGGTTACTAGGAAGGATTAATGCTTCCAGACAGAGCCAGGCCACCTGTCTTTACGAGCCGTGGTAAAGGTTCATGGTACTCAGGACAGCACTGGCatatttttcttctaccttcaCAGAATTGGAATGCTCTATTACACTATTAAGCTCAGGGATGCTTTCGGCAGTGTCCCCAAATCCATGGTAATGTCCATAGTGCAAATTTTCTCCAATATCTTCCACCCAGGAAGGTCTATTTGCTATGCAGCTACTTGGACTCCCATTCAGGTGCAGGGAACCGCACATCTCAGGGTTAACGCTCATGGTCTTTTCTGGCTCCTCAGTCCCATTAACACAGAGAGAACCCTGGCTACTTGAATATGGCCGTCCTGGAACTAATCCACTGCTAAGTCCATTAGATCCTGTTAAGCACTGGTCATTCCTGCTTTCCATCCCATTGAGCTGAGTCGTGGAAGGGTAGTCCAAATGTCCATTGATGACACATCCGTTTGTCAATGTATTCGATACGGAGCTACTGTTTTTCATATCTGCATTAAGAAATACACCTGTCACCAAAATGCAGaaccagaagggaggagaaacTATAAAATGCTTCACTGCTGTTACAATTTTAAAGggtttatttagtttcttttaaacAAACCAGTTCCTTTTCCAAAGTAAAAACAGTACAtagatttaaaaggaaaacacaacAATGAAATTTCCTGGAAAGATAGGAAATGATTATAAATTTCAGTAGTATTGGGGAGccaaattaaaaaacttaaaattgataaacatactGCATGAAAAATACCAATAGTACCGAAAAGCCGTCGAAAAAAATTTCTCATTCTAAGACTACTTTTTGGAGAATGATTTTTCAAATCACTCCTGAAAAAGTCCACCAGAACTGAATGTAAGGATTCCCACAAAGGgttgaaataaaacacaaacttcTCCAGCTcttaaggagaaaaggaagcgGTTGAAGCACATGAATTCTGGCAGCTCCTTGGACCAGGTGAGACACCGTCATACCTCACAAGTCAGGGAAGCATACATAGgaatatgaaaacataaatattccCTGTAACCCTCAAATCTACACACTACTTCTGCAAAATGCCACATGGCAGCTCTGCAGAGTACCGAGGACAGCAACTACAGGAAGGAACTAATGGCTCTCATGCAGACAGTCTTGGGCCAACAGCAGTTCTGAAGAGTTTCTTCTGAATTCAGCAATTAAGGTGATTATGATATCCAAGGTTCCACTTTCAAAAACAACTTATGTTGGAAATGTTGAGAGTTTGATCTGCATCCATTAAGACAAGGATgtcttatagaaaaaaatgttaatcacAAAACATTTGGGCACATGGGAGTAGGCAATCACAAAGTATTTTTCTGAATAATGAAACTAGAGAGATTTGTTTACAGGAATTCACAGAACAGTAGAGAGAGTGACCTAAAATTGTCTTGCTTGATAATATTAGACTTGATCCCAATGTTCTGCGTTATTAAAGTATGGTATGATATTAAACACAGAAAGCTGAGTTACAACAGATGAGGACCCGTTATGTACATCTGATTACCCTAACACATCTCACACAGTGTGACTCTCCCCATGAAGGGCTTACTTTTTGGGTTCACCATGTACAGACCTCTGATTTGCACTCAAACAAGGGTTTTTGTGTGTCCTGAGAACCTCCCTGTCAACAAAAAATCATGGCTTGTTCAATGAACAAAAACATCGAAACACTCCACTAATCatcaattttctggcaatttaGTAACTCCCATAAATTCTGCAGAGAacgataaatttttaaaaaaattaaatgacagttTTTCTATTTAGTTAAAACTCAAGTCTAGAGAACAATTGTTTCAATAACTAaacatgaagtaaaataaaaaaagaaaaaagctagttgttccaagaaaatatttgtattaatttttaaaagatgaagtaTAAATAACTGTTGCTGGGTGATAAAACTCACGGATAGTTCTTAAGACAAATAATTGGTATGCTACCAGTGGAATGAAAACTGTATTTTCAGGTGATGGGTCTGCAAAGGTAAATAAGCACGCCTCAGAAATCTGTGTGTGGACTGTTTTCCTTTAGTGCCTAATTAAATTAGTTCCATTGCACAATCTCAAAGTCAAGATTAGTTGGAAATCTAATAAAACTGTGCATGAAAATAGCAGCCTTGCTAGAGACTGGCTAAGACATAACCTTGCTTGGCCAGGACTCATACCACAGGCCATCTCCAACACTGTCCTTTATTCTGTTTCAAACTGCCTTTTGGgactcccacttccctctcaccTATTTGCTTATCTACTAACAAGCAGTCTTCAGAGAATtaacatttgtttattcagtcaGATAGTGTTATATGAAATGATGGAAAATACAGGTGCTTACTTGGCACCTGTATATGGGATGAGCCAGGCTTGAAAAGTATGGCTTTTTCAATGTTATGTTCAAGCTTGGTATTAAATGTAATCTGAAAACCCAGGGAATTAATGCTTAAAGATTAAAGAGTGATTACTTGTgcctttttaaaagcatgtagcaatgttattttttttaagctggcTTTGAGTTTCgtttcatttaattatttggCAAAAAGGTGACTCCACCCATTACAATTCTGTAGCTTCTAGAAATATGTACAcattctttatcattttattgaaCAGAAATGATTTTTTCATGAAAGTCTGGGAAACAAAATAGGTAATCTTTTCTCCCCAGTGAAGAATATAGTTTAAAGACATAAtaatcaaactttttaaaagccagtatctatttttacatatattaacatgtaaaagaatgaataaaatgttttcacgGGCACTTAAATCAAGAACAGTAGAAAAAAGCATTAACTAAATGGATAAAtctttaaaagctaaaaaaaatcgagcctttggcttttaaaaactgataatGACTATCGataataaaatcttaatacaCTAAAAATTTCAGTgtataaactgtgttttgtgagACACGGTGTTCAGCATTTCACTAGACCTAGAGTGCATGGCACAGGAACCAGAGCAACCACTAAGGGTCAAGTGACAGGTTCTGTATCAGCGTGACTGGTtacaagtcaaaaccacaatgtttACTAATTTTCATTGTCTACAGTGAATCATCCTTATCGCTTTGAAATTACTAGCAATAGATGCTCATTTTGTATATTCAGCCAAAGTCCtccatcagaaaattaaaaatgcaaaaccttATCAAAGTTAAACAAGGCACATTAAGCAAaagtttaaaatcagaaatattgcACTTATATTTTTCATATCCATAGAATGCACCAAAAACACTTATCCTTGTATCTACAAACTTGCccaaaatatgcaaattataGTATAACATTCTTTAAAACACTGGACAACAAAGTGCAAAACTCATTTGAGAGAAGCTTATGTTAGAAATAATATGCATACTGATTCTTGCAACGACAAGGGGTTTGCATTGCTGAAAcagtatatatttctatttcttttggtCCAACAGAACCACCCTCGTGCTGTTTGGTGTCTTCGACCACTGGACTGCTGTTGCAGCTAACGGGAAACTGTCCACTCCCACCTGTTACAACAGCAAACTCTCTATCGACGTGCATTTTGTCAGCATCGTCTTCCGCCTCGCCGTTCACTAGTGGCATGGAGTAATCCAAGCTTTGAGCTGCACAGGAAACAAAGGCTATTTTAGATTCCTTGTACAcacaaaattttaagacaaatgtCTCTCATTTTTCTGTTAGAGCACCGAACATTCCAAAATTACCAAATATTTTCCTAATCTGCAGATGATGAATGAACTTAGTATACTACTGAGAAACTTTCCCacagtataaaatatttcttgaagtgTGCAGTTTCAACGGAAAGTCATGAAATTTAAGTTACCTATTTTAGATTTACTGATGACATAAATTCTCATTTAAGGCTGTTATTTGGACAACATAAATTACAATCCAGagacatttagaaatattttttaaaattcagcataCTCTAAAGTATGCCCCaaaacaaatgttcatttttttttcataaataccaGGACAATTCTTGAGTAACAATATAGAAACCATGAAATGatcctcaaattttaaaaaaaatcactaatttcAGGAACAGAAAATAAGGTAAAAGCCAAGACTCAAGACAGGCCTGTTAATACGATCCTGGTGGCACTAGTCCTGTGTTTCAAGATACAATACaattggaaaaaaacatttaagtctTAGTTCCAAGAAATTTGGAGCTGAAGCTATGTATACActtcttataaaattataatccTCCCTGTCTTGGAGAAAAGCTCATATGCACATTTAATCATTTTCCCTCCAAGTACTACATAACCTGTTCAGAAACACTTCTCCCTGCAAACTCCAGTAATCCCCCCACTTCTCAGGAGCAGCCACTATCATTTGACAGACAAATCTAGTCTTAAGCAAatctagtcttttttttcttcaaaaccagatcttaaaaattacttttatgctTTGCTTTTATCCATTTACCATGGCATGAATGAATCCCATCAAACAAGTTTAAATCTTTAAAGTTAAAATTCAGTCATACTCTGTATTATAATTCACCCACCACCAAATTCTCCACTTTGTCTGGGTTGCTTCAGCTTTCTTTCTTATCATGAATACCGTAATTAAACTAACATCCTTATAAAAGCTCCTTTgtacacatttctgtttttttttaaattttttttatttttagagagggaagggagggagatagagagagagagagagagagaaatatcaatgtgcggttgctgggggttatggcctgcaacccaggaatgtaccctggctgggaatcgaacctaggacactttggttcccagcccgtgctcaatccactgagctacgccagccagggctaatttctggTTCTTTACTCAGATGAATACCCAACATTACTTTTGGGTCAAAAGAATAGATACAACAAGTAAGTAATGACTTTTGGTGTTAAGTCTTTCTTTCAAGTAATTTAAAAGTAGAGACTTGAACTTTGTGCAGTTTTACTTACTTGTAGTTTTAAAGGCACTCAAGTCACTTTCAATATAGGAATTAGCATATTCCAGATTATCTCCTTAACTTTTGAAACCAAAGATGATAATGTAGTCTTTatgaaagaaacacaaattctGAATTAGTATGTGGGAGAAATAGGAAGTGTGATTTCATGCAGTTGGTGAAAAAACAGAAGCCTGCACAGGTATGGGGCCAAAAGTATTCTACCAATAGAGGTGCTTTAAAAACCTGGGGAATTAAGTCGTGGATTTGTCTTTTCCATTCAATGCTTTCTGTAATCCTCCACGGGGCTCTAACTGGTGATAAGAGATTCTATCTTTACTACAAAACAC
It includes:
- the ANKRD10 gene encoding ankyrin repeat domain-containing protein 10 isoform X2, coding for MLECLIQLVRAGATLDVSTTRYAQTPAHIAAFGGHPQCLIWLIQAGASINKPDCEGETPIHKAARSGSLDCISALVANGAHIDLRNASGLTAADIAQTQGFQECTQFLLNLQNCHLNRFYNNGSLNGGHQNIFPNHVSVGTNRKRCLEDSEPFGVKKARTEAQSLDYSMPLVNGEAEDDADKMHVDREFAVVTDMKNSSSVSNTLTNGCVINGHLDYPSTTQLNGMESRNDQCLTGSNGLSSGLVPGRPYSSSQGSLCVNGTEEPEKTMSVNPEMCGSLHLNGSPSSCIANRPSWVEDIGENLHYGHYHGFGDTAESIPELNSVIEHSNSVKVEEKYASAVLSTMNLYHGS